In Cicer arietinum cultivar CDC Frontier isolate Library 1 chromosome 1, Cicar.CDCFrontier_v2.0, whole genome shotgun sequence, one DNA window encodes the following:
- the LOC101515268 gene encoding putative expansin-B2, whose amino-acid sequence MSLSLRCAFSHILILVGSFSIFLVTPFSCFSPNKVVNVTSSNYDWSPSVATWYGPPTGDGSEGGACGYGSAVGQPPLSSMIAAGSPLIYQSGKGCGSCYEVKCTENPACSGNPVTVVISDECPGCGSDGQYHFDLSGKAFGAMAISGQDENLRNAGKISIQHRRVPCNYPGMSIAFHVDSGSNQEYFATAIEYENGDGDLKQVELLEAFAKSWDTMTQSWGAVWKFDKGSQLRAPFTIRLTTIESGETFVAKDVIPVGWNPGQTYRSVGNFY is encoded by the exons ATGTCTCTCTCACTAAGATGTGCATTCTCTCATATACTCATCCTCGTAGGTTCATTTTCAATATTCCTAGTGACCCCTTTCTCTTGTTTTAGTCCTAACAAGGTTGTTAATGTTACTTCATCTAATTATGATTGGTCACCTTCAGTGGCCACTTGGTATGGACCTCCCACCGGAGATGGAAGTGAAG GTGGTGCTTGTGGATATGGAAGTGCTGTTGGACAACCTCCATTATCTTCGATGATAGCAGCCGGAAGCCCTCTCATCTATCAATCGGGCAAAGGCTGTGGTTCTTGTTATGAG GTAAAATGTACCGAAAATCCAGCATGTTCAGGAAACCCTGTCACTGTTGTAATAAGTGATGAGTGTCCAGGCTGTGGATCAGACGGTCAATATCATTTTGATTTGAGTGGCAAAGCTTTTGGTGCTATGGCAATTTCAGGTCAAGATGAAAATCTACGCAATGCTGGGAAAATATCCATTCAACATAGAAG AGTTCCATGCAACTACCCTGGTATGTCAATAGCTTTCCACGTGGACTCTGGATCTAACCAAGAATATTTTGCTACCGCGATTGAATATGAAAATGGGGATGGTGATCTTAAACAAGTTGAACTTTTGGAAGCATTTGCCAAATCTTGGGATACAATGACACAATCATGGGGTGCTGTTTGGAAATTTGATAAAGGGTCACAACTAAGAGCGCCATTTACTATTAGGCTAACCACAATTGAGTCTGGTGAGACATTTGTAGCAAAGGATGTGATTCCTGTGGGTTGGAATCCTGGTCAAACTTATAGATCAGTTGGGAATTTTTATTAA